In Paenibacillus sp. FSL M7-0420, a single genomic region encodes these proteins:
- the splB gene encoding spore photoproduct lyase: MTLITPEHPPAKRQRKPTGLFIPELVFFEPDALNYPKGERIMEWVKSRNIPYRMTTSHNRITNLPGETETEQYKIAKRTLVVGLRKTLTFDQSKPSADYAIPIATGCMGHCHYCYLQTTLGAKPYIRVYVNTGDIIDAAKKYITERSPEITTFEAACTSDPLGLEHITGSLTELIEFMAEEPLGRLRFVTKYQHVEPLLKLKHNGHTRVRFSVNADYVIKNFEPATSRFEERIEAAGQIARAGYPLGFIIAPIIWHDGWEDGYSELLEKLAHALPPGIGQGLTFEMIQHRFTKTAKTVIEKRYPKSKLEMDIEKRKKKWGKWGQNKYVYPDEQQTALREFITERIFEHFPEAGIDYFT; encoded by the coding sequence ATGACCTTAATCACACCCGAACACCCTCCTGCCAAAAGACAGCGCAAGCCCACCGGACTGTTCATCCCGGAGCTGGTTTTCTTCGAGCCCGATGCGCTCAATTATCCCAAAGGGGAGCGGATTATGGAATGGGTCAAGTCCCGGAATATTCCTTACCGTATGACCACCTCGCATAACCGGATTACCAACCTGCCCGGCGAGACTGAAACCGAGCAATACAAAATCGCCAAACGGACGCTTGTGGTCGGCTTGCGTAAGACGCTAACTTTTGACCAGTCGAAGCCGTCTGCCGATTATGCGATTCCGATTGCCACCGGGTGCATGGGCCACTGTCATTATTGTTACCTGCAGACTACGCTGGGAGCGAAGCCCTACATCCGCGTCTATGTCAATACCGGGGACATCATCGATGCAGCCAAAAAATATATCACCGAGCGTTCCCCGGAAATTACAACGTTCGAAGCGGCCTGTACCTCAGACCCGCTCGGCCTTGAGCATATTACCGGCTCGCTGACGGAACTGATCGAATTCATGGCGGAGGAGCCGCTCGGGCGGCTGCGCTTCGTAACCAAATACCAGCATGTCGAGCCGCTGCTTAAGCTGAAGCATAACGGCCATACCCGTGTACGCTTCAGCGTGAACGCCGACTATGTAATTAAAAACTTCGAGCCGGCCACCTCACGCTTCGAGGAACGCATTGAGGCCGCCGGACAGATCGCCCGTGCCGGGTATCCGCTGGGCTTCATCATTGCCCCTATTATCTGGCATGACGGCTGGGAAGACGGCTACAGCGAGCTATTGGAGAAGCTGGCGCATGCCCTGCCGCCAGGGATTGGCCAAGGGCTGACCTTCGAGATGATCCAGCACCGCTTCACCAAGACGGCCAAGACCGTCATCGAGAAGCGTTATCCCAAGTCGAAGCTGGAGATGGACATCGAGAAGCGCAAGAAGAAATGGGGCAAATGGGGACAGAATAAATATGTCTACCCGGACGAACAGCAAACCGCCCTGCGCGAATTCATCACAGAGCGGATTTTTGAGCATTTTCCGGAAGCAGGCATTGATTACTTCACTTAA
- a CDS encoding YqhR family membrane protein — protein sequence MSSSSKHKSVQTNPFYFSIELGYFAGLIWGGLHWLMYVLHFTKVIPGFLAEPFFKHEFLLTPAGHLLGYLFFIILSVLSSLIYVLVFRKLNGPWPGMFYGVLWWSVLFLACSRLFLLQPPFKLPWITVISEFCLFLLWGLFIGYTAAIEYTDERKREQQTKLA from the coding sequence ATGAGTTCTTCAAGCAAGCACAAAAGCGTCCAGACGAATCCTTTTTATTTCTCCATTGAACTGGGTTATTTCGCCGGTTTAATCTGGGGAGGGTTGCACTGGCTGATGTATGTTCTGCACTTCACTAAGGTCATTCCGGGATTTTTGGCGGAACCCTTTTTCAAGCATGAATTTCTGCTGACGCCTGCCGGGCATTTGCTCGGGTATTTATTTTTTATCATTCTGTCGGTACTCTCGTCCTTAATCTATGTGCTGGTGTTCCGGAAGCTTAACGGACCTTGGCCTGGGATGTTCTACGGGGTGCTGTGGTGGTCGGTCCTGTTCCTGGCCTGCTCGCGCTTATTCCTGCTCCAGCCGCCGTTCAAGCTGCCTTGGATCACGGTGATCAGCGAATTCTGTCTCTTCCTGCTATGGGGATTATTCATCGGATATACGGCGGCAATCGAGTATACGGATGAACGCAAACGCGAACAGCAGACGAAGCTGGCCTAG
- a CDS encoding metal ABC transporter ATP-binding protein encodes MQPVSLDCHQHMIEIQDLSFSYGEQKVISNLNYTVKERDFLGILGSNGAGKTTLLKMIVGLLPATSGEIKLFGQPVRRFKDWERIGYVPQKNAFNPLFPATVREVVLSGLYNNKNLIRRVSKAQHRQCEDALEVMRIQDIAEKRVGQLSGGQQQRVFLARALINHPDLLILDEPTVGIDAETQAGFFELIMHMHAHHHMTFLMVSHDIDMMKNYLGSEPVQKNGKINFYCRHSHDVQDCAVDNLQHTLS; translated from the coding sequence ATGCAACCGGTATCCCTGGACTGCCATCAGCATATGATCGAAATACAGGATTTGTCCTTCTCCTACGGGGAACAGAAGGTGATCTCGAATCTGAATTATACGGTAAAAGAACGTGATTTCCTCGGTATCCTCGGTTCTAACGGTGCGGGCAAGACTACGCTGCTTAAAATGATCGTCGGCCTGCTGCCTGCCACCAGCGGAGAAATCAAATTATTCGGCCAGCCGGTGCGGAGGTTCAAGGACTGGGAGCGGATCGGCTATGTGCCGCAGAAGAATGCGTTCAACCCGCTGTTCCCGGCGACCGTCCGTGAGGTCGTATTGTCCGGCCTGTATAACAACAAGAACCTGATCCGCCGCGTATCCAAGGCCCAGCACCGGCAGTGTGAGGATGCGCTTGAAGTCATGCGGATTCAGGATATTGCCGAGAAAAGAGTCGGCCAGCTGTCCGGTGGCCAGCAGCAGCGTGTCTTCTTGGCCCGTGCGCTGATCAACCACCCGGATCTGCTGATTCTGGATGAGCCTACCGTCGGCATTGACGCCGAGACCCAGGCCGGATTCTTCGAGCTGATCATGCACATGCATGCCCATCACCATATGACCTTCCTGATGGTCTCGCATGATATCGACATGATGAAGAATTACCTGGGCAGCGAGCCCGTCCAGAAGAACGGTAAAATCAACTTCTACTGCCGCCACTCGCATGATGTGCAGGACTGCGCCGTCGATAATTTGCAGCATACCCTGTCTTGA
- the mntR gene encoding transcriptional regulator MntR has protein sequence MPTPSMEDYLERIYKLIDEKGYARVSDIAEGLEVHPSSVTKMIQKLDKDEYLIYEKYRGLVLTSKGKKVGKRLVDRHQLLEEFLGIIGVQQEHIYKDVEGIEHHLSWDSITRIETLVEYFRRDEARVQTLYDIHHEMASDS, from the coding sequence ATGCCAACACCCAGCATGGAGGATTATTTGGAGCGCATATATAAGCTCATCGACGAGAAGGGTTATGCGCGGGTCTCGGATATTGCCGAGGGGCTGGAAGTCCATCCCTCCTCTGTGACCAAGATGATCCAAAAACTGGATAAGGACGAATATCTCATCTATGAGAAATATCGTGGGCTTGTCCTAACAAGCAAAGGAAAAAAAGTGGGGAAACGTCTTGTGGACCGCCATCAGCTGCTGGAGGAGTTCCTCGGGATTATTGGGGTGCAGCAAGAGCATATTTATAAGGATGTTGAAGGCATTGAGCATCACTTGAGCTGGGATTCCATCACCCGGATCGAAACGCTGGTGGAGTATTTCCGCCGGGATGAAGCGCGTGTGCAGACCTTGTATGATATTCACCATGAGATGGCCAGCGATTCATAA
- a CDS encoding DUF1385 domain-containing protein, whose product MFGGKHINVTAVRRKNQEITFLEVPKSDKSWVLKLRKIPLLRGIVSIIDSSAKGSKHLNYSAESYAEDETEPEELAKQQAKNKKKDEGWSLGMIFGVAIMGILSFLFGKLIFTLVPVFVEDFLFKNVFDNYILHNLVEGGIKLILLLVYLWAISQTPVIKRLFQYHGAEHKVISAFEAGEELTVANVQKYSRLHYRCGSSFMMLTIILGVIIYSVVPWNSLMERVLQRIVLLPVVIGISFEVLKGTNAVRDIPGLKYLGYPGLWLQLLTTKEPKDDMVEVSIASFNRMRELDAAIEAKGYSEASVSGGILDPAKG is encoded by the coding sequence ATGTTCGGCGGCAAGCATATCAACGTAACAGCCGTAAGACGAAAGAATCAGGAGATTACATTTTTGGAGGTGCCGAAGAGCGATAAGAGCTGGGTCCTTAAACTGCGCAAGATTCCGCTGCTTCGCGGCATTGTCAGTATTATAGATTCCAGCGCCAAAGGCTCGAAGCATCTGAACTATTCGGCAGAATCCTATGCCGAGGATGAGACGGAGCCGGAAGAGCTTGCCAAGCAGCAAGCGAAGAACAAGAAGAAGGACGAAGGCTGGAGCCTCGGAATGATCTTCGGCGTAGCTATAATGGGGATTCTTTCTTTCCTGTTCGGCAAGCTGATTTTCACGCTGGTCCCGGTATTCGTAGAAGATTTTTTGTTCAAAAATGTATTTGACAACTATATTCTGCACAACCTTGTGGAAGGCGGCATCAAGCTGATTCTCCTGCTCGTCTATCTCTGGGCGATCTCGCAGACGCCAGTGATCAAGCGGCTCTTCCAATATCACGGAGCTGAGCACAAGGTCATCAGCGCCTTTGAAGCTGGTGAAGAGCTGACCGTAGCGAACGTACAGAAATACAGCCGTCTGCATTACCGCTGCGGAAGCAGCTTCATGATGCTGACGATTATCCTCGGTGTAATTATCTACTCGGTCGTCCCGTGGAATTCCCTGATGGAACGGGTACTGCAGCGTATCGTTCTTTTGCCGGTGGTCATCGGAATCTCGTTCGAGGTACTGAAGGGCACGAATGCGGTAAGAGATATTCCCGGCCTTAAGTATCTGGGGTACCCGGGCCTGTGGCTGCAGCTGCTGACTACCAAGGAACCGAAGGACGATATGGTAGAGGTGTCGATCGCTTCCTTCAACCGTATGCGGGAGCTGGACGCTGCAATTGAAGCAAAAGGATATTCGGAGGCAAGTGTGTCAGGCGGCATTTTGGATCCTGCGAAAGGATGA
- a CDS encoding metal ABC transporter solute-binding protein, Zn/Mn family: MLHTRMVRRLLPVAALLLVLMLTACGPKSSGSIVEGKVNVITTFYPIYEFTAEIGGGDANVINLLPVGVEPHDWTPRSQDIIATSKAQLFLYNGAGLEGWVPNFLKSLDSDSKTKAVEVSQGVKLITTDEEDGHDHGHEGEEAEADGHGDSLHTDPHTWVSPKSALVMAKNIKDSLQSVDPAHTEGYEERYQKLADRLSALDLKFTEELGKLPNKEIVVSHQAFSYLARDYGLSQHAIMGLSPDAEPRGQDLVKLAALVKAEGIRYIFFEELVSDKLAKTLASETGVSTMVLNPVEGLTEAQQKNGDNYFTLMEKNLQNLILALQ, encoded by the coding sequence ATGTTACATACAAGAATGGTTAGACGGCTGCTGCCCGTCGCCGCGTTACTGCTGGTTCTGATGCTGACCGCATGTGGTCCGAAGAGCAGTGGCAGTATCGTTGAAGGAAAAGTGAACGTTATAACTACTTTTTATCCAATATATGAATTCACTGCCGAAATCGGCGGCGGAGATGCCAATGTTATCAACCTGCTTCCTGTAGGGGTAGAGCCGCATGACTGGACCCCGCGCAGCCAGGATATCATCGCAACCTCCAAGGCGCAGCTGTTCCTGTATAACGGAGCCGGGCTGGAGGGCTGGGTACCCAATTTCCTCAAGAGCCTCGATAGTGACAGTAAGACCAAGGCTGTAGAGGTTAGCCAAGGGGTGAAGCTGATTACTACGGATGAAGAAGACGGGCATGATCACGGCCATGAAGGTGAAGAAGCGGAAGCAGACGGGCATGGCGACAGCCTGCACACCGACCCGCATACCTGGGTAAGTCCGAAGTCCGCGCTTGTAATGGCCAAGAATATCAAGGATAGTCTTCAATCCGTTGATCCTGCGCATACTGAAGGCTATGAGGAGCGCTACCAGAAGCTCGCCGACCGCCTGAGCGCATTGGATCTGAAGTTCACCGAAGAGCTGGGCAAGCTGCCTAACAAGGAGATTGTCGTATCTCATCAGGCATTCTCGTATCTAGCGCGTGATTATGGACTGTCGCAGCATGCCATAATGGGGCTGTCGCCGGACGCTGAGCCGCGCGGGCAGGATCTGGTGAAGCTGGCGGCGCTGGTTAAGGCAGAGGGCATCCGTTATATTTTCTTCGAGGAGCTTGTATCCGATAAGCTGGCTAAGACCCTGGCAAGTGAGACCGGGGTATCCACGATGGTGCTGAATCCGGTAGAAGGGCTGACCGAGGCCCAGCAGAAGAACGGGGACAACTATTTCACCTTAATGGAGAAAAATTTGCAAAATCTCATTCTGGCCTTACAATAA
- a CDS encoding metal ABC transporter permease has translation MEILFSDFFQRALAGGLMIGITAPLIGVFLVLRRLSMIGDTLAHVTIAGVALGFLTGFYPLGAGLIFAVVASFAIEKLRKAYKSYAELSIAIIMSGGVALASLFFTLGKGYNADVMSYLFGSIYTLNTTDLIVVGIVTIAVVVVVTLFFKEFFLLSFEEDAASVSGLPVKLLNMLITVLTALVISTAIKIVGSLLVSALLTIPVAISLLLSRSFKSSVILSVAIAEIAVIGGLVIAGVWNLAPGATIVLLLIALLTLTLIGKKGLPT, from the coding sequence TTGGAAATCCTGTTTAGTGATTTTTTCCAGCGGGCGCTGGCCGGCGGGCTGATGATTGGTATTACCGCGCCGCTGATCGGCGTTTTTCTGGTGCTGCGGCGTCTGTCCATGATCGGAGATACGCTGGCGCATGTTACGATTGCCGGGGTCGCGCTGGGCTTTCTGACAGGCTTTTATCCGCTCGGGGCGGGGCTAATCTTCGCGGTTGTGGCCTCATTTGCGATTGAGAAGCTGCGCAAAGCCTACAAAAGCTACGCCGAGCTGTCCATTGCCATCATCATGTCGGGCGGTGTAGCGCTGGCCTCCCTTTTTTTCACCCTGGGCAAAGGGTATAATGCAGATGTAATGAGCTATTTGTTCGGCAGCATCTATACGCTCAATACTACGGATCTTATCGTGGTGGGAATCGTAACGATTGCCGTTGTGGTCGTCGTAACCTTATTCTTCAAGGAATTCTTCCTGCTCAGCTTCGAAGAGGACGCGGCAAGTGTCAGCGGACTTCCGGTGAAGCTGCTCAATATGCTGATTACGGTATTAACGGCTCTGGTGATCAGTACGGCGATCAAGATTGTCGGCTCGCTGCTGGTCTCTGCGCTGCTGACCATTCCTGTAGCCATTAGTCTGCTGCTGTCACGGAGCTTCAAGTCTTCGGTTATTCTGTCCGTGGCGATTGCCGAGATTGCCGTTATTGGCGGACTGGTCATTGCTGGAGTATGGAATCTGGCTCCTGGAGCAACGATTGTTCTGCTGTTAATTGCACTTTTGACCCTAACCCTGATCGGAAAAAAAGGGCTGCCTACTTAA
- a CDS encoding family 10 glycosylhydrolase, whose translation MNYRKWIVGLLVVMLCLPVWTPGVRAASVQITIELDGETLNPDVPPYITRTNVTMVPAGVISQGLGAGVKWDQASKTATISKDNNILQLTSGKTSAIVNGASVRLDTSVQITQGRVMVPLRFVSEQLGLQVLWDQATKHISLYSGKEIGAPSTPAVPSVPSVPTPTVPPTPSVPIPTVPSPTVPSIPGAKTSKAMKGAWVSTVYNLDWPSTSSAGNPDKQKKEFDSLLDKLKAAGFNSVFVQVRPSGDALYPSQIVPWSKVLSGTQGKEPGYDPLAYMVSSAHSRGMQLHAWFNPFRATTDASTSSLASNHVAKLHPDWIVKAENKLYINPGIPDARQHIIDTVMEVVRGYDIDGVHLDDYFYPSNVAFADDTAFKTFNTQGISSKGNWRRDNINQFIRQLGQEIHAAKPSVSYGVSPFGVWRNKKADSTGSDTTAGVSAYDDMYADVRTWIQSGWIDYVAPQVYWSLSFSAARYDKLVDWWVNEVKGTKVKLYIGLASYKVGDTKQTAEWQSGDQIINQLKYNEKYDEVGGSILFRANDIVVRDPYGLASLLSFYFKS comes from the coding sequence ATGAATTACCGTAAATGGATCGTAGGACTGCTCGTCGTTATGTTATGTCTGCCCGTGTGGACGCCGGGTGTGCGCGCAGCTTCTGTGCAAATTACCATTGAACTGGATGGGGAGACGCTGAACCCGGATGTGCCGCCGTATATTACTCGTACCAACGTTACGATGGTGCCTGCCGGTGTGATTAGCCAGGGACTGGGGGCCGGTGTGAAATGGGATCAGGCCAGTAAGACAGCAACCATCAGCAAGGATAATAATATACTGCAGCTGACCAGCGGCAAAACAAGTGCCATCGTTAACGGGGCGTCTGTCCGTCTGGATACTTCTGTGCAGATCACACAGGGGCGGGTCATGGTCCCGCTGCGGTTTGTAAGCGAGCAGCTTGGGCTTCAGGTACTCTGGGATCAGGCGACGAAGCATATTTCCTTATATTCCGGCAAGGAGATCGGCGCGCCTTCAACGCCTGCGGTGCCGTCAGTTCCGTCAGTGCCTACACCAACTGTACCACCTACGCCGTCTGTGCCAATACCAACGGTACCGTCACCAACCGTACCTTCTATTCCTGGTGCCAAGACCAGTAAGGCGATGAAGGGCGCCTGGGTATCCACTGTGTATAATCTGGATTGGCCCTCTACGTCTTCGGCAGGCAATCCCGACAAGCAGAAGAAGGAGTTCGACAGCCTGCTGGACAAGCTGAAGGCGGCCGGATTCAATAGTGTATTCGTCCAGGTCAGACCGTCTGGGGATGCACTTTATCCTTCACAGATCGTGCCCTGGTCCAAGGTGCTTAGCGGGACTCAGGGGAAGGAGCCCGGCTACGACCCGCTGGCCTATATGGTTAGCAGTGCCCACAGCCGGGGAATGCAGCTGCACGCCTGGTTCAATCCGTTCCGGGCTACCACAGACGCATCTACCAGCAGTCTAGCCTCTAACCATGTCGCCAAGCTTCATCCGGACTGGATCGTCAAGGCCGAGAACAAGCTGTACATAAATCCGGGGATTCCAGATGCGCGGCAGCATATCATTGACACGGTGATGGAGGTGGTCAGAGGGTATGATATCGATGGAGTACATCTGGATGATTACTTTTATCCTTCAAATGTAGCTTTTGCCGATGATACGGCCTTCAAGACCTTCAATACACAAGGAATTAGCAGCAAAGGCAACTGGCGGCGGGATAATATCAACCAGTTCATCCGCCAGCTGGGGCAGGAGATTCATGCAGCGAAGCCGTCCGTTTCTTACGGGGTCAGCCCGTTCGGGGTATGGCGCAACAAAAAAGCGGATAGCACCGGCTCAGATACTACAGCAGGGGTGTCAGCCTATGATGACATGTATGCAGATGTGCGCACCTGGATTCAGAGCGGCTGGATCGATTATGTTGCTCCGCAGGTCTATTGGAGCCTCTCCTTCAGCGCCGCCCGTTATGACAAGCTGGTGGACTGGTGGGTGAACGAGGTTAAGGGAACGAAGGTTAAGCTGTACATCGGCCTGGCCTCCTACAAGGTAGGGGATACCAAGCAGACAGCGGAATGGCAGAGCGGGGATCAGATTATCAACCAGCTCAAGTATAATGAGAAGTACGATGAGGTGGGAGGCAGCATCCTGTTCCGGGCGAATGATATTGTCGTCCGTGACCCGTATGGGCTGGCCAGCCTGCTCAGCTTCTATTTCAAGAGTTAA
- a CDS encoding cytochrome c biogenesis CcdA family protein: MSNLNAGIAFAAGVASFISPCCLPLYPSYLSYITGLSVQELKSGSNSKEVRLRTLSHTLAFILGFSAVFYTLGFGAGLFGEFFNGQRDLIRQLSAILIIVMGLFLLGVFQPQFLLRERKLELRWKPAGYLGSFIFGIGFSAGWSPCIGPILTAIIALSASDPGTWFTMITAYSIGFALPFFGLAFFLGGARKILKYSNLLMKLGGGLMVFMGILLFTDQMFRITIWLQGITPRWLIF, encoded by the coding sequence GTGTCCAACCTGAATGCAGGAATCGCTTTTGCCGCCGGAGTGGCGTCATTCATATCGCCTTGCTGCCTGCCGCTCTATCCTTCTTATCTATCTTATATTACCGGCTTATCGGTGCAGGAGCTGAAGAGCGGCAGCAACAGCAAAGAGGTCCGTCTCCGGACCCTCTCGCATACGCTGGCGTTCATTCTGGGCTTCTCGGCAGTGTTCTATACCCTCGGCTTCGGAGCCGGCTTGTTCGGTGAATTCTTCAACGGCCAGCGGGATCTGATCCGTCAATTGTCGGCGATCCTTATTATTGTCATGGGGCTCTTCCTGCTGGGCGTGTTCCAGCCGCAGTTCCTGCTGCGTGAACGCAAGCTGGAGTTGAGATGGAAGCCTGCCGGGTACCTGGGCTCCTTCATCTTCGGCATCGGGTTCTCGGCAGGCTGGTCACCGTGTATCGGCCCGATTCTAACAGCCATTATCGCGCTATCGGCCAGTGATCCGGGAACGTGGTTTACGATGATTACGGCGTACAGTATCGGCTTTGCGCTGCCGTTCTTCGGACTGGCCTTTTTCCTGGGCGGGGCGCGCAAGATCCTGAAATACTCCAACCTGCTGATGAAGCTGGGCGGCGGTCTGATGGTATTCATGGGCATCCTGCTGTTCACCGACCAGATGTTCCGCATTACGATCTGGCTGCAGGGCATTACGCCGCGCTGGCTGATTTTCTAA
- a CDS encoding patatin-like phospholipase family protein — MEINAVFEGGGVKGIALAGAVEATERAGRTFGRVAGTSSGSIIASLLAAGYSGEAMSRIIRHTPFTAFLKRGALYNTAYIGPALRVLLKKGLYSGQALEAWIRGLLLDKGVVRFRDLPRGKLRVITSDITNGRIVVLPDDLVLYGIEPDSFEVAKAVRMSCSIPYFFDPVILRLAGEAARGKPFSGQLVYMVDGGVLSNFPLWLFDEKKDGFQSPGRRTPTIGYQLIGKTAPQPHHITGPFSMLEAMVETMLSAHDERYIETDKFVRTVKIPTLGISTTEFHITQAQTDALYTAGIAAGEEFFANYRPAPPSYTWRATLHPAAPRR; from the coding sequence ATGGAGATTAACGCAGTATTTGAAGGCGGGGGAGTCAAAGGGATTGCCCTGGCAGGTGCGGTGGAGGCGACGGAACGCGCAGGCCGCACCTTCGGTAGGGTGGCAGGGACGTCTTCCGGTTCGATCATTGCCTCACTGCTGGCAGCGGGGTACAGCGGGGAGGCCATGAGCCGGATTATCCGGCATACGCCGTTCACCGCGTTCCTGAAACGGGGAGCGTTATACAATACTGCCTACATTGGACCGGCCTTGCGCGTGCTCCTCAAGAAGGGGCTGTACTCGGGCCAGGCGCTGGAAGCGTGGATTCGCGGCCTGCTGCTGGATAAGGGTGTAGTAAGATTCCGGGATCTGCCGCGCGGCAAGCTGCGGGTAATTACATCAGACATCACCAACGGGCGGATTGTGGTGCTGCCCGACGATCTGGTGCTGTACGGGATAGAGCCTGACAGCTTCGAAGTCGCCAAGGCGGTGCGGATGAGCTGCAGCATTCCGTATTTCTTCGATCCGGTGATCCTGCGGCTGGCCGGAGAGGCGGCAAGGGGGAAGCCGTTCAGCGGGCAGCTGGTCTATATGGTGGACGGCGGGGTGCTGAGTAATTTCCCGCTCTGGCTGTTCGATGAGAAGAAGGACGGCTTCCAGTCCCCCGGGCGCAGAACACCAACCATAGGCTACCAGCTGATCGGGAAGACGGCTCCGCAGCCGCATCATATTACGGGGCCGTTCAGCATGCTGGAGGCGATGGTGGAGACGATGCTCTCCGCGCATGATGAACGGTATATTGAGACGGATAAATTCGTTCGTACGGTCAAAATCCCTACGCTGGGCATCTCCACCACCGAGTTTCATATCACGCAGGCACAGACTGACGCCTTGTATACGGCGGGCATCGCAGCCGGAGAAGAGTTCTTTGCTAACTATCGTCCGGCACCGCCTTCCTATACCTGGAGGGCAACCCTTCATCCCGCTGCTCCAAGGCGGTAA